ACCCCCGTAAGACCTCCCCTGTTAAGAACGGTACCTTTCCTCTCATACATCTGCCACATTTACACCGTGGGGTTCGGGTGGTATTGGACTTTGTGTTGATATGCACACTCATCCACCCCACGTATGCTTTGTATGTGGTTTCTATTCGTCAGACCGAGAGTTTACATTAGGCTTCCTTCAGACTCCACCTCGCGATGGACGCCCTTGCCATCTGCTAACAGTTCCTACCACCAAGCCTGTAGCGGACTTTCACCGCCTAGACACCGCCCATGCAGGGCAAACATATAAAAGCGATAGCTATTTTGCTACCGCTTTAAGCACATAAATCAGAGAATACAGACTATCAATCTGATTTATTTGACTCACCCTTTAAAAGTTTAATTATTTTATTTTGTTTTTCATTAATATTAAATATAGTGCGAACTATTTTCACAATAACAAATATCACAATTACTAAAGCAATAATATTTAATAACATGAAAGGAAAACTTGGGCCAATATTAAACATCCTACCCCTCCTTTCTTCTGAAAATTATTATGATGTAAATATCTTATACGAAACAATCCATTTATTTCCATTTTTACACGAAATGGTAATAATTTCAACCTAAATCGTACTGAATTTCGAAGTTCTGATAGAATCATACGTGTCATCAATTTGATACAGACATATTTTAACTAAGAATTCTTTTATATTGTTTATTGTATTCTCATGACCGATTGAATCAAGGAAATTGTACCATGATAAATAGTTATCAAGATACTTTGAAGAAATCCCTTTAAACTTATTAATGAACTTCTTTAACCGAGAGTGGAAGCTATTAACATTTTGTATATGGTATATTCCTTTAATGACACGCCCAGTATCACCAGGTTTGAGTTGATAGAGTTTAATGCCTTTTTCTTTACAGTATGTCCTATATGCACGCCATTTGTCAGTGCAAATTATATTTTCTTGTGAAATGTAATCGCCAATTACTCTATCAAGTTTTGGTTTTTCTATTCGTCCCATACAACTAGCTTTAGCTATAGTGTTTTTGGTTCGATCTCTAGCTACGACTACACAAACTTGGTCTTTACTAATGCCTCTGTATTTTGATTTACCGCCTCTTTTACGAGGTTCTCTACTAGACTGTTTTTTACCCTTTTCAGAGTATAGAAAATAGGTTTCGTCAATTTCAACTATACCTTCAAAACCATCAATCTCATCTTGCTTTAGAGCATTTAATATTTTATGTCGCCAATAAAACACTGTAACTAAAGTTAATCCAACAATATTGGCAGTAGCTCTTAATGGTCTGCCTTCAAGCATACACTCAATAAACAGTAACCACTTTTCAAGGTGTTTTGTTCTATAAAAAGGGGTTTGAACAAAGTCATTAAAAGTTTTTTCACAATATTTACACTTATATCGCTGACGGCCTTTGTATTTACCGTAACGGACATTTTCTTCACCGTTGCAATACGGGCAGATCAAACCTTTATTAAATCTAGTTTCTCGAAGCTCGTTAATAACTTCCTGCTGGTCTAGGTTATTGGGAGCGACTTGTTCTTGTAGAATTGTATAAAGCTGTTCTTTGTAATTGGTGTCCAGCTTGTCGATAAATTTAACTAGTTTATAAAATCTGTTATCATCCATAGCTTCCACCCCTTAAATAGAACATTTGTTCCCTTTAATTATAACATATTAATTTGTAATTTTCTAGAAATCAACAATTAACTTTAACAGAGCCTTTATGAAAAAACAACTTCAACTTTTCTACTGAACTTCAAGCCGCCTCACCACCTTTTAAGTAAACATTTGCTTATTTGTCTTTAAAATTTCCTTTGTTTTTCGACTTCTACTACCGTATAATCTTGAAGAGAAAACGGTTATAACAGATAAAACATCATCAACAAGCTCTTCTTCATAAGTTTTGTCTTCTAAATGGTTTATAATTTCTATGTCTACATTATTTAATTTACAAATTTATTCCAGCACTTCATACCCAAAACGCATTAATCGATCTTTGTAATTAACCACTATACGTTCAACATCTCTATTTTCTATTAAAAATTCCCCAGCCAAAATAATAGAATGAGCTCCTATAATAATACCAGCTGGATACATTAAAGTAGCAAATGCTACAACGGTCCCATATCCAATACCAACAGCTGAAGCAAATCAGCAGCTAACAAAAAGGTAGTACCTACAAACATTCCACCTTCAACCCCAGATGTTGATGCGCCCCACACCAATCCTTCAACAAGTCCTAATGCTTGGAGAACTTCTGTAAAAACTCCTACAAAAAACCATGCTACAATAGCTACAGCACCAATGGTTCTAGTAAATCCTTCAAATAATGCATGCTTGTGCATAATCTTCTCCACTATTTTCACACAAAGCCATACCAACAACAAATCTAACAATTAGTACAGCTGGTAACCCGTTAGTTGTTATAACTTCCATAAAACTTGCTATAATTGCCCAAACTATGAAGACTAAAATAGGAACAACTCCACCAACAGAACCTCCACGCCCCTTGTGCTTTAGCCGACATACTATGAGACCTCTTTTTTTATTAATAATAAGCTGATATGACAGAAAATTGTGTAAATTATAAAAATTATATCAGTTGAATTTTGTAGAAATATGACTAATAAGGGGGTGATACAAAATTATAATAGAGAGAAAATCTTTTTTGTTTTTAACTTTAGTTTTACTCAATAAAAAAAGAGCCAAAAATGGCCCTTAACAATGGCGGGGCTGACGGGATTCGAACCCGCGGTCTCCTGCGTGACAGGCAGGCGTGTTAAGCCGCTTCACTACAGCCCCATGATATGTTATTAAATAATAATGGTGACCCCTAGGGGATTCGAACCCCTGATACCGGCGTGAAAGGCCGGTGTCTTAACCACTTGACCAAGGGGCCACGGTTATGGCGGGGCTGACGGGATTCGAACCCGCGATCTCCTGCGTGACAGGCAGGCGTGTTAAGCCGCTTCACTACAGCCCCATGATATGTTATTAAATAATAATGGTGACCCCTAGGGGATTCGAACCCCTGATACCGGCGTGAAAGGCCGATGTCTTAACCACTTGACCAAGGGGCCACGATTATAGCAACTATCTTTACGACATATATATTTATACCATTTTTATGGACGAGCGTCAACCACTTTTTTCACAATCGCAATATTTATAATTTTTCAAAATCTCTTTGTGGCAAAAATAATATGCTGCCTTTAAGGAAACAGCATATTAAAAGAAATTATTTATAAGCCTTTTTTATCACTTCTTGAGCGTTTTCTCCATTTATATCATACATTCCATCTACCCACAATTTTACTAAATCTAGATTACTTTCTACCCACTCTTTTGCAACTATCTCAGGATCGCGTTCATTCTTACTATATTCATAAATCCATTCATTTTGAATTTCGTTATTTATATCAAATTGACTAAAGAATTTATATAAGTTAGAATCATCATCTTTCAAACCTCTTCTTACTATAGTTCCAACTTCTTCATCTTCACCCCAAATCCCCTTAGGATCATCTAAATACTCCATTTCTAGAACTACATTCATCCAATGCGGCTCCCAACCACTAAACACTACCCATTCACCTTGTTCTATTTTTTGTTGCATTTCAGTCAACATAGCTGCAGTATTCGTTTCTATAATATCCCAACCACCTAAGTTATAAATATTTTGATCAAAGGCATCTATCATTAATTGATTCCCATCATTTCCTGCTTCAAGTCCATAATAGGTATAATTGAACTTATCACTATTTTCATAAAGATTATCTAGAGAAGTGATACCTGCTTCAAAGACATATTTAGGAACCGCAGGACCATAATTTGTTTCATCTAATTGAGTGCTTATATGAATAACTTCACCATTTTCAAGAGACTCATGTAATGGGGTTCCCCATGTCTGAAACCATGTACCTGTAAAAGCATCAAGATCTTCTGCTTGCATGCCTTCCAAAATAACTGGGAGAGAGTAATTATCTATAGTTGTATCATAGCCTAAGTTGTCTAAAACTTCACTTATTACATATGTTTTTTGTGTAACTCCTGGCCATTCAACTATTGGAAGTCTTACTTCTTCTTGAAAAGAAAGCTCATCTTCATATCCTTTAACTTCCTCACTTTTGCACCCAGCTGCTACAAATAACATAATCATCAAAAAGCTTGTTAATACAATATTCTTTTTTAGTTTATTCAAATAGTTCTCCTCCTATTTTTAGTGATAGATATATTATACTGCTTTTTCATCGAACCTACAATTCCCATTATACCCGGAAATTTGAGATTAATCTTAAACTTCACTATTTTACTGATATTCACTTTCATTTGAGTAATCGTTCAACTATTTGCTATTATTATATTCTACATAAACCCTGAAAAGATTATTTTTTTATGTAAACCTTTTATCTATATGCTTTTCTATTTTTTTAATCATTTGGTCTTCTTTTCCTTGTTCATAAAGATGATAATACATATCGGCATTTTTTGCTCCCAAAATATCCGTATTATAATTATCACCAATAACTAAAGTCTTGTTAACATGAATACCAAGATTTTTAGCTAATATATAAAAAGGCGTTTTACTTGGTTTGGGTGCTTTTACATCATGTGCCCAGATGATATTAGATGAATTAAAATACTTATCTAGTCCTAATACCTGTAGTTTGATTTCACCAATCCCTCGCGGACTGTTTGAAAGTAATCCTGTAGAAATTTCTCTTTCTAACAATCTTTCTAACAATGGAATAACCCATGGTTCTAGTTTAATATTATCAAAAAAACTATACCACCATGTATCAGCTAAGACTTGACAGTTATTAGCACTAAATAAAGGCCAAGCTTCTTTAATAACATGTGTTAAAAAATTCTTTGAAATATCCTGATAACCCTTTTGGTCTTTGATAGTATAAAGTTTATCCCAGAATATTAACTTCCATAAATATTCCCCATTTTGTTTTTCAAAAAGCCATTCATTGTTATAAGTATCAACAAGAGAATCATTATAAGCTCTTTTCCAGGTTTCTTCAAGAGCTATTTTTGAAGGTGTAAAAAAATCATATAAAGTTCCATCTAAATCAAAAATAATCCCTCTACACATAATCATACCTCTCATTTCATGTTTTTTAAACCTAATTCCTGACATATTTTAGTTATATCCAATGAAGACTCTACATAATCAGCTAACTGATTATATTTTTTTTCTTTCTCTAATTTATAGTTAACTGTACTTGCTCGTAAGTTTTCATATTGATTATTTTTCTTTACCCATTTAATAAACCATTCTACAAAGTTATGATTATCAAATATACCATGTAAAAATGTCCCTATAACTTTCCCATTCTCTGAACAAACCCCTTTAGGGTCACCTTTACTATTCATTAACCAGATCAAGTTTCTGTCTCTTACATATATTTCTCCCATATGTATCTCATAACCTGTTAAAGTAGAACCAGAAATTTCACTAAAGATATTTTTATTTAAATGATCGCTTTTAACCTTTAGTTCAACTCTTTCGGTCTGTTTTTCTGAATTATAATTAGTCTCTACTGGTAATAGATTTAAACCTAGCGATTCCCCAGGTTCACCCTCTACACCTAATAAATCGTTTATTTTATTTCCTAACATTTGAAAACCACCACAGATTCCAACAATGGTTATATTAGATAAGTTATTTTGTGATGATTTATATAGGTTAGAATTCATTAGTAAACGCAGATCATCTCTAGTAGCTTTAGTTCCAGGTAGTATCACACAATCAATATTAGTATTTATCGACTCTTGTAAATCCATATATGTAAGTTCGATATCAGGATGTTCTTCAAGAGGCTCAAAATCTGTTGAATTTGATATTCTTGGTAATTTAACTACACCAACTTTGATTTTATTTTCACTATTGGTCGAAAAATTTCGTTTTTCATTTACACCAACCGAATCCTCTTCTTCAACAAGTCGGTCGTTAAAATACGGTAAAACTCCTAAAACAGGTTTTCCTGTTTTCTCTTCCAAAAAAGTGAGTCCTGGATCTAATAAACTTTTATCCCCTCTAAATTTATTGACAATTATTCCTGAAATCAAATCACTTTCATCTTTAGGTATTATTTCAAAAGTACCTACAATTGAAGCTAACATTCCACCCCTTTCAATATCACCTACCAAAAAAACTTTAGCATCACATTCTTTTGCCACAGTCATATTAGCTATGTCGCCTTTCCTTAAGTTTACTTCACTAGGACTCCCCGCTCCCTCGATAATAACTAGATCGTTTTCTTCTCTTAATGTTTTTAATGACGATTTAACATGTGGCCATAATTTTTTAACCCAACTTTTTCGATATTCTTTTGCATCAACTTCAGCTATTGCTTTTCCGTTTAGAACTATTTGTGATACTCCATCACTAGATGGTTTTAATAAAATGGGATTCATTTTTTCATTACCAAATACACCACAAGCTTCTGCCTGTACCCCTTGGGCTCTTCCTATCTCACGTCCATCGATAGTTACATACGCATTATTAGACATATTTTGCGATTTAAATGGTGCTACTTGGTACCCCATTCTATAAAAAATTCTACAAAGCGCAGTAACAATTATACTTTTACCTACATGAGAAGAAGTTCCTTGGATCATTAAACATGGAGCAAGTTTTTTAGTCATAAATGTCCTCCTAACTGCATATACATTTAAGTTCTTCTAGTAATTGTTCATTTTCCCTTGGTAACCTAACTGCTATTCTAAAAAAATACTCACCTAGACCATCGAAGTTCGTACATGGCCTAATAAAAATACCTTTTTTAGCTAATTCATTAAATAGATAAGTACCTGATAAACCTTTAGTTGAAGAGTCTACTAAAATAAAGTTAGCTGTACTATTAAATGGTTTAAATCCTAATTTTATAAGTCCAGTTAATAATTTTTCTCTTTCACATGATACTAGTTTTCTTGTTTTATCCTCAAAACCACCAAGTTTCAAACATTCCTTTATTGCTACTTGAGCTAAATAGTTTATAGACCACTGATTTCTTAACTTTTCTATTTGTTTTGTAATAGAGGTTGAACTTAAAGCATATCCAGTTCTAAGCCCAGGAGTAGCATATATTTTAGTTAAAGAATATAAAAATACAGCATTTAGCTGTTCTAAATCTTTATCAATCTTTTTCCATTCTTTTTTTACAAAGGGTAAAAAAGAATGGTCTACAATCACAGTTGTTTTTATCTGGTTACACGCTTCAATCATACAATTTAATTTTTCTGCATTAATAAGTTCACCTGTGGGGTTGTTTGGAGAACATAAGAAAACTAAATCAGGTTCATCTTTTTTGATATATTCAATTATCTTAAGGTAATTATCATTTATATTAATATATTCTAAATGATAGGAACTACCTCCATAAGCTTTAACAGCTCGACTATATTCACTAAATGTTGGAGTTATAGTCAGTGCACTAAAAGCATTCTTTTCTAATGCTTTAGACATAACAACTAAATCAATTATCTCACTAACTCCATTTCCGATAATCAACTGCGAAGAAGAAACATTATGAGCTTTACTTAATTCATCTTTTAGTAAGTTTCCATGGGCATCCGGATAATGTATCAAATTATCTAATTCTAATGCTAATTTATCCTTAAGTATGGGGGGGTGTCCTAACGGATTGATATTTGCACTAAAGTCAATCACACTATTTTGATCTAAATTAAATTCTTCTACCCACTTGTAAATTTGACCACCATGTTCTTGAATTTTTATTTACAACACCTCCCTCATTCCGCCATTTACTGTTGAATAAAAACCTACAAAATTACCTATTTGATATTTGTTATACCATTCTTTAAAGGATTTTTTATAATGTGTTCCTTTAGGGTACACAAGGCCAACAACAGTTCCACTATGTGCTCTAACTACACCTAATGCTTTTGCTTTATTGAAAGATTCTAAAATAAAATCAATTTCTTCTTTATAAATAGTTTGTTGATGTAATCTAGCGCTTATAGTACTTGCATTTGCCATTAATGATAAATCTTTTGTTTGAATTCCTTTTAAAAAAGTTCTGTATGCATTTGATAGCATAGGTTCTTTTAACTGATTTAACTGTTTTGATTTTCTATTTTCGTTAAATTCTTTAGTATCAATAAAGCCTCCTAAGTCAATTACTGCTATATTACCCGAAGGACAGTTCCCTAATTTTCTTCTATTCTCCCCAGTAATATGGTTTAATTTCGAAATTCCTGGACAACAAGTACTATCACTAGGTTCTACTTTTGTCGCAATGTCGATTGCTAAATTTAAATGATTAAGCTTTGAGTCCTGTAAATATAATTGACAAAGCCCTAAAATCCCCCCATATATATCTGCACTGCTAGTACCATAACCTTTTTTACCAGGCAATTTAGTATCTATAGTTATCTCAATATGCATTGACGGTAATTTTAAGTAATCTATCACTAACTCAATGGCTTGAATTACTTTCCATGGAACTTCTATAGGAACATCATTAACCTTACGTATTCCATTAATCTGAGTTGTTAGGGTATTACTTTTTAAAATATTTACTGTAACTACACTATAATCACTAATTGGACATGAGATTAAAAAATCTTCTCCTGAGAATGAACCTTGGAGCCATTCTCCACATGTATGAGGTATTTTGATTTTTTTGATCACATTCCCCACCCCACAATTAGAAAAAACATAAATAACAGTTCACTTAATTCACAGCTAGCTCCATATACATCACCTGTTACTCCATTTAGTTTATAGGAAATTTTCCTTACAAATAAATTTACAAGTACCCCAGTTATTAGTAACGATAATATAATCACTAAAATCATATCTAAATAAAAATAAGTACTAATTAACATTATAATGAGAGTTATAAGAACTATCATAAATGAATTTTCACTAGACTCTTCTTTCATTTTTTCTCCTAAACCTTTAACCCCTGAAGGATAAGGATAAGACTTCACTACTTGATATAAAATAAGTCTTCCAACAAAAGGAAACAATGCTAAAACCTCTAAATTTTCACTAATAACAATAGTATATAGAAATATCCACTTTCCAAACAATATAAACCAAATAGAAAAAGCTCCATATACTCCAATTGTACTATCTCTCATAATAGCTATCATCTTGTCACCAGATTTACCACTAAAGTATCCATCAAAAGTATCAGATAAACCATCAAGATGAAGTCCTCCTGTTATATATACTGTTAAGATCACAATTATAAAAGCAACAATCTTTCCAGGTAATATCAAATCTAAAATTAGAGTACAAAAGTGATAAATTAAACCTATTATAATACCAACAATAGGAAAAAAAGGTAGTAAAGAAGACAATGATCTTTCTTCACGTGAACTAGTTAGAGGTATCGGGATCCTTGTTAGAAAACCTAAAGCCAGTAACAATCTCAAAATAACCACCTCAAATAAACTCTTAGACATATAAACACAATTAACCCTATCCAAGAAGTAATCTTAATTATATTAATAGTTGAGCTAATATCTTCAACTTTAGGTAAATTACCATCTTTGTGCAAGTATGTCCTAAAAGACGGCTGCCCTTGATAAGTATTTGTTCCACCTAACCTAACATTCAACAATCCTGATATTGTAGCTTCTGAACAACCCGCATTAGGACTTGGATGTTTGTTTGCATCTTTTCTAAAGTAAAGGTATCCTAATCGAACATTTAAGTTTAGTACCCAACCAGCTACTAGCATAAAAAGAGTAGTCATTCTAGCAGGAATAAAATTTAACAAATCATCTAACTTAGCAGAAACATACCCGATATTTTTGTAAGGTTCAAAGGGATAACCTATCATTGAATCTAAAGTATTAACAGCCTTATATGTCATTACTAAAGGTGCACCTCCAATTACTGCATAAAAAAGAGGAGCAATTATACCATCTGATATACTTTCAGCACCTGTTTCAACACCGCCCCTTGTTATTTCTGATTTATTTAGGTTATCTACATCGCGTCCTACAATCTGTGAGAGTGCTTGTCTTGCTCTCGTTATATCTCCTTGTTTTAGTGGAAGATAAACTTTTTGTAAGTGTACTATTAACCCTTTATAGGCAATAGCAGAGTTTATTATTAATAATTCAAAAACTAAGTGAAAAGACGCAAGTAAGAGACTAATGTATGTAGTTAATAAAATAGTAATAAAAGCTATAATACCTC
The DNA window shown above is from Natranaerobius trueperi and carries:
- a CDS encoding IS1595 family transposase — encoded protein: MDDNRFYKLVKFIDKLDTNYKEQLYTILQEQVAPNNLDQQEVINELRETRFNKGLICPYCNGEENVRYGKYKGRQRYKCKYCEKTFNDFVQTPFYRTKHLEKWLLFIECMLEGRPLRATANIVGLTLVTVFYWRHKILNALKQDEIDGFEGIVEIDETYFLYSEKGKKQSSREPRKRGGKSKYRGISKDQVCVVVARDRTKNTIAKASCMGRIEKPKLDRVIGDYISQENIICTDKWRAYRTYCKEKGIKLYQLKPGDTGRVIKGIYHIQNVNSFHSRLKKFINKFKGISSKYLDNYLSWYNFLDSIGHENTINNIKEFLVKICLYQIDDTYDSIRTSKFSTI
- a CDS encoding glycine betaine ABC transporter substrate-binding protein, which codes for MNKLKKNIVLTSFLMIMLFVAAGCKSEEVKGYEDELSFQEEVRLPIVEWPGVTQKTYVISEVLDNLGYDTTIDNYSLPVILEGMQAEDLDAFTGTWFQTWGTPLHESLENGEVIHISTQLDETNYGPAVPKYVFEAGITSLDNLYENSDKFNYTYYGLEAGNDGNQLMIDAFDQNIYNLGGWDIIETNTAAMLTEMQQKIEQGEWVVFSGWEPHWMNVVLEMEYLDDPKGIWGEDEEVGTIVRRGLKDDDSNLYKFFSQFDINNEIQNEWIYEYSKNERDPEIVAKEWVESNLDLVKLWVDGMYDINGENAQEVIKKAYK
- a CDS encoding HAD family hydrolase, producing MCRGIIFDLDGTLYDFFTPSKIALEETWKRAYNDSLVDTYNNEWLFEKQNGEYLWKLIFWDKLYTIKDQKGYQDISKNFLTHVIKEAWPLFSANNCQVLADTWWYSFFDNIKLEPWVIPLLERLLEREISTGLLSNSPRGIGEIKLQVLGLDKYFNSSNIIWAHDVKAPKPSKTPFYILAKNLGIHVNKTLVIGDNYNTDILGAKNADMYYHLYEQGKEDQMIKKIEKHIDKRFT
- a CDS encoding cobyric acid synthase → MTKKLAPCLMIQGTSSHVGKSIIVTALCRIFYRMGYQVAPFKSQNMSNNAYVTIDGREIGRAQGVQAEACGVFGNEKMNPILLKPSSDGVSQIVLNGKAIAEVDAKEYRKSWVKKLWPHVKSSLKTLREENDLVIIEGAGSPSEVNLRKGDIANMTVAKECDAKVFLVGDIERGGMLASIVGTFEIIPKDESDLISGIIVNKFRGDKSLLDPGLTFLEEKTGKPVLGVLPYFNDRLVEEEDSVGVNEKRNFSTNSENKIKVGVVKLPRISNSTDFEPLEEHPDIELTYMDLQESINTNIDCVILPGTKATRDDLRLLMNSNLYKSSQNNLSNITIVGICGGFQMLGNKINDLLGVEGEPGESLGLNLLPVETNYNSEKQTERVELKVKSDHLNKNIFSEISGSTLTGYEIHMGEIYVRDRNLIWLMNSKGDPKGVCSENGKVIGTFLHGIFDNHNFVEWFIKWVKKNNQYENLRASTVNYKLEKEKKYNQLADYVESSLDITKICQELGLKNMK
- a CDS encoding pyridoxal phosphate-dependent aminotransferase, which translates into the protein MIDFSANINPLGHPPILKDKLALELDNLIHYPDAHGNLLKDELSKAHNVSSSQLIIGNGVSEIIDLVVMSKALEKNAFSALTITPTFSEYSRAVKAYGGSSYHLEYININDNYLKIIEYIKKDEPDLVFLCSPNNPTGELINAEKLNCMIEACNQIKTTVIVDHSFLPFVKKEWKKIDKDLEQLNAVFLYSLTKIYATPGLRTGYALSSTSITKQIEKLRNQWSINYLAQVAIKECLKLGGFEDKTRKLVSCEREKLLTGLIKLGFKPFNSTANFILVDSSTKGLSGTYLFNELAKKGIFIRPCTNFDGLGEYFFRIAVRLPRENEQLLEELKCICS
- the cobS gene encoding adenosylcobinamide-GDP ribazoletransferase, yielding MRLLLALGFLTRIPIPLTSSREERSLSSLLPFFPIVGIIIGLIYHFCTLILDLILPGKIVAFIIVILTVYITGGLHLDGLSDTFDGYFSGKSGDKMIAIMRDSTIGVYGAFSIWFILFGKWIFLYTIVISENLEVLALFPFVGRLILYQVVKSYPYPSGVKGLGEKMKEESSENSFMIVLITLIIMLISTYFYLDMILVIILSLLITGVLVNLFVRKISYKLNGVTGDVYGASCELSELLFMFFLIVGWGM
- the cbiB gene encoding adenosylcobinamide-phosphate synthase CbiB; protein product: MELALIISIAFILDVFFGDFWGKVHPICLIGNMITFLQRQSNKVFHIFKSPTIEIVIGGIIAFITILLTTYISLLLASFHLVFELLIINSAIAYKGLIVHLQKVYLPLKQGDITRARQALSQIVGRDVDNLNKSEITRGGVETGAESISDGIIAPLFYAVIGGAPLVMTYKAVNTLDSMIGYPFEPYKNIGYVSAKLDDLLNFIPARMTTLFMLVAGWVLNLNVRLGYLYFRKDANKHPSPNAGCSEATISGLLNVRLGGTNTYQGQPSFRTYLHKDGNLPKVEDISSTINIIKITSWIGLIVFICLRVYLRWLF